The following coding sequences lie in one Acidobacteriota bacterium genomic window:
- a CDS encoding serine/threonine-protein kinase has translation MTPEQHQQVGELFLAVKDLPPAERAVLLDQRCNGDDALRREVESLLQFQTQAEDFIETRALDVVARQIAADHSVLQSGMQVAHYRIVSPLGSGGMGEVFLAEDTQLNRQVALKILPPGYTHDPERLKRFQTEARAAAALNHPNIATVHAVEEHNGQYFIAMEYVAGQSLSQVIPADGLELDRFFELAIPLADALAHAHEKGVIHRDIKPGNIVVTEAGQPKILDFGLARISYQGTTVPNEPSLTPEGFVMGTPGYMSPEQAKGERADHRSDIFSFGVVMYELLTGRHPFRGGSFATFVSELLKEDPPPVSNLKPHIPSLLSRVVSQCLNKDHRRRYQTMPEVQTLLEGIKAECNEKAVTKTWGSPSTQPATSSRLVLVGLGLALMVMTGVALWGLFRPVPERLNPVTRFALTPRAGQPGIYSEVQLSPDGSAIVFDDTRNGQSQVFVRYFNQFNAQPVTGTEGGKRPFFSPDGQWIAFLQGEEKLLKVPVAGGTPLTLCDTCPAAFEMNWPTESHIFVSDTLGLYRVSAQGGTPERLTTINQSKGEKNHRAPQLLPDQEHVLFTVDAKDGKQCAVLSLETRQWQLVADLPDAGFARYLPSGHLIFHRSHQLLAVPFDPVQLKITGTPVVVMDGVFPNSDFKIAANGTLAYLPDESGAMPSQIHVVLNWTTELNAQLNRKQ, from the coding sequence ATGACGCCTGAACAACATCAGCAAGTCGGAGAACTGTTCCTGGCGGTGAAGGATTTGCCTCCCGCTGAACGAGCAGTCTTGCTGGACCAAAGATGTAACGGTGATGACGCACTCCGCCGCGAAGTCGAGTCACTGCTCCAGTTTCAAACCCAGGCGGAAGACTTCATCGAAACTAGAGCCCTTGACGTTGTCGCCCGCCAGATTGCCGCTGATCATTCGGTGCTTCAATCTGGAATGCAGGTCGCACATTACCGCATTGTTTCTCCGCTGGGCTCGGGTGGAATGGGCGAAGTTTTTCTGGCCGAAGATACCCAGTTAAACCGCCAGGTCGCACTCAAAATTTTGCCTCCGGGCTATACCCACGACCCCGAGCGGCTCAAACGCTTTCAAACCGAAGCCCGTGCGGCGGCGGCCCTCAACCACCCAAATATTGCGACTGTCCACGCGGTTGAAGAACACAACGGCCAGTATTTCATTGCCATGGAATATGTTGCCGGACAATCACTCAGTCAGGTCATTCCTGCGGATGGCCTTGAGCTGGATCGCTTTTTCGAACTCGCCATTCCACTGGCCGATGCCCTGGCCCATGCCCACGAAAAAGGCGTCATTCACCGCGACATCAAACCCGGTAACATTGTGGTAACGGAAGCCGGCCAGCCGAAAATTCTCGATTTCGGGCTGGCGCGAATCAGCTATCAGGGGACGACCGTGCCCAACGAGCCATCACTCACCCCTGAAGGGTTTGTGATGGGCACCCCCGGCTATATGTCACCCGAACAGGCCAAAGGCGAACGCGCCGACCATCGGAGCGATATTTTCAGCTTTGGTGTCGTGATGTATGAGCTGCTGACGGGTCGCCATCCATTTCGCGGCGGGAGTTTTGCCACCTTTGTCAGCGAACTCCTCAAAGAAGATCCGCCTCCGGTTTCAAATCTCAAGCCTCACATTCCATCGCTGTTGAGTCGCGTGGTTTCACAGTGTTTGAACAAGGACCATCGGCGCCGCTACCAGACGATGCCCGAAGTTCAAACCTTGCTCGAAGGAATCAAAGCTGAATGTAATGAGAAGGCAGTGACAAAAACCTGGGGTTCTCCGTCAACCCAACCAGCAACCAGCTCTCGATTGGTGCTGGTTGGGCTTGGGCTGGCATTGATGGTTATGACCGGGGTGGCGCTGTGGGGGCTCTTTCGCCCTGTACCTGAAAGGCTGAACCCTGTCACTCGATTTGCCTTAACTCCACGGGCGGGGCAACCGGGCATTTATTCCGAAGTACAGCTTTCACCAGACGGCTCGGCGATTGTGTTTGACGACACCCGAAATGGGCAGAGTCAGGTTTTTGTACGGTATTTCAATCAATTTAACGCTCAACCAGTAACCGGGACTGAAGGTGGGAAACGTCCATTCTTTTCCCCTGATGGCCAGTGGATTGCTTTTCTGCAAGGCGAAGAGAAATTGCTCAAAGTCCCCGTCGCCGGTGGTACACCACTCACGCTGTGTGACACCTGCCCGGCGGCGTTTGAAATGAACTGGCCGACGGAAAGTCACATCTTCGTTTCTGACACGCTTGGGTTGTATCGAGTTTCAGCCCAGGGCGGCACCCCCGAACGCCTGACCACGATCAATCAGTCAAAAGGCGAGAAAAACCATCGGGCGCCGCAGTTGTTGCCCGATCAGGAACACGTGCTCTTCACGGTTGATGCCAAAGACGGAAAACAATGTGCGGTGTTGTCGCTGGAAACCAGACAGTGGCAACTGGTTGCGGACTTACCTGATGCTGGATTTGCCCGGTATCTTCCGAGCGGACATCTGATTTTTCATCGCTCGCACCAGCTTCTGGCCGTGCCGTTTGATCCAGTTCAATTGAAAATCACCGGCACCCCGGTCGTGGTGATGGATGGGGTTTTTCCAAATTCTGATTTTAAAATTGCGGCGAATGGCACGCTGGCCTACCTGCCAGATGAATCCGGTGCCATGCCCAGCCAGATTCACGTTGTTTTGAACTGGACAACTGAATTAAATGCCCAACTCAACCGAAAGCAATAA
- a CDS encoding sigma-70 family RNA polymerase sigma factor has translation MSHPKEITQLLIAWRSGDQAALERLIPLVYDELYRVARRYMNREQADHTLQATALVNEVYLRLVDAQHVEWQNRIQFFGISARLMRQILVDFARQRQQQKRGGEIQQVSLDEALTVSNQPNSDLVALDDALNELAKLNQRQCQVVEMRFFGGLSEEEIAEVLQISPRTVRNDWSFAKVWLLRQLNRRENHDA, from the coding sequence ATGTCCCACCCCAAAGAAATCACCCAATTGTTGATTGCCTGGCGAAGCGGCGACCAGGCTGCACTGGAGCGACTCATTCCACTCGTCTATGACGAACTGTATCGCGTTGCCCGGCGGTATATGAACCGCGAACAGGCTGACCATACGCTGCAAGCCACCGCACTGGTCAACGAAGTCTATCTCCGCCTGGTTGACGCCCAGCATGTCGAATGGCAAAACCGGATACAGTTTTTTGGGATTTCAGCCCGGTTGATGCGGCAAATCCTGGTTGACTTCGCCCGCCAGCGACAACAGCAAAAACGTGGCGGCGAGATTCAGCAAGTTTCGCTCGACGAAGCACTGACCGTTTCCAATCAACCAAACAGTGATCTGGTCGCACTTGATGATGCCCTCAATGAACTGGCGAAATTAAACCAGCGCCAGTGTCAGGTGGTCGAAATGCGATTTTTTGGCGGCCTCAGTGAAGAAGAAATTGCCGAAGTGCTGCAGATTTCACCACGCACGGTCAGAAATGACTGGAGCTTTGCCAAAGTGTGGCTGCTGCGCCAGCTCAACCGACGGGAAAACCATGACGCCTGA